A portion of the bacterium genome contains these proteins:
- a CDS encoding sugar phosphate isomerase/epimerase, with product MTETWRQSMSLGLVHFMAWPTANSDAEQLISTVTELASDEFFDVMEVRRSDFPGAHAQIRAIAEQSGTKIGVGAQPLLLGGKLSLNDLDSAGRQAAVDEVKRSIDASYEMGARICACLSGPGSDNEDDNKRMLDAMVASCVELCRYAQEKADGGEPVWLSVEQFDHSVDKKCLIGSSAITAELAERVRAEVSNFGITADLSHVPILHEDVHDLVSILAPYIIHLHAGNAVATEGLEAYGDMHPRFDFPGGSNGVEELKEYLNTLIYAGVFENEVPTDKMVFTFEVKPVGSESTALILAHTKRTFLRAWAEL from the coding sequence ATGACGGAAACCTGGCGGCAATCCATGAGTCTGGGCCTGGTGCATTTCATGGCCTGGCCCACGGCCAATAGCGATGCGGAGCAGCTCATCAGCACTGTCACCGAGTTGGCGAGTGATGAGTTCTTTGACGTGATGGAGGTGCGGCGTAGCGACTTCCCCGGCGCGCACGCCCAGATCCGTGCCATCGCCGAGCAGTCGGGGACGAAGATCGGCGTCGGCGCCCAGCCACTGCTACTGGGGGGCAAGCTGAGCCTCAACGACCTCGACTCCGCCGGCCGACAGGCGGCCGTGGACGAGGTCAAGCGCTCGATTGACGCCTCCTACGAGATGGGCGCCCGTATCTGCGCCTGTCTGTCCGGGCCCGGCTCGGACAACGAAGACGACAACAAGCGGATGCTGGACGCCATGGTCGCCTCCTGCGTCGAGCTGTGCCGCTACGCCCAGGAGAAGGCCGACGGCGGCGAGCCGGTGTGGCTGTCCGTCGAGCAGTTCGACCACAGCGTGGACAAGAAATGCCTCATCGGCTCGAGTGCCATCACCGCCGAGTTGGCCGAGCGCGTGCGCGCCGAAGTCAGCAACTTCGGTATCACCGCAGACCTGTCCCATGTGCCGATCCTCCATGAGGACGTGCACGACCTCGTCAGCATCCTGGCGCCGTATATCATCCACCTGCACGCCGGCAACGCCGTCGCCACCGAGGGCCTGGAAGCCTACGGGGACATGCACCCGCGCTTCGACTTCCCCGGCGGCTCCAATGGCGTCGAGGAACTGAAGGAGTACCTGAACACCCTGATCTACGCCGGCGTCTTCGAGAACGAAGTGCCGACGGACAAGATGGTGTTCACCTTCGAGGTCAAGCCGGTCGGGTCCGAGAGCACCGCACTGATCCTGGCCCACACCAAGCGCACCTTCCTACGCGCGTGGGCCGAGCTGTAG
- the xylB gene encoding xylulokinase yields the protein MPYLLGIDVGTTGAKTIVVDHRGKLKARVTVEYPLYSPQPGWSEQEPEDWWQATAESIRRVLTESGVSADRIVGVGLSGQMHGSVFLDVSGQVIRRALLWNDQRTAEQCAWITDKVGRRTIVSETCNPVLTGFQAPKIIWLRDHEPRQYERIAQVLLPKDYVRYRLTGEYATEVSDASGTALFNVPQRRWSEAILSKLNLPREWFPRVYESPDVTGAITADVAALTGLRAGTPVVGGGGDQAAGGVGNGIVEPGAVSCTTGTSGVVFAYLDEPAMDAKLRTHTFCHAVPGKWHVMGVMLAAGGSLRWLRDTLFAAESAVAGQLDRDPYELMTAEAATAPVGSEGLIFLPYLTGERTPYPDPNARGVLFGLSLRHTKRHLARAVLEGVAYGLRDSFDLIAALGVDMPQVRASGGGARSELWRQIQADVSQREMSVINVDEGAAFGAALLAGVGAGVYADVVSACRQTIRVVHALTPRAEAVATYEGYYQLYRRLYEHLAGDFTALADLVQR from the coding sequence ATGCCATACCTGCTGGGCATTGATGTCGGCACCACCGGGGCCAAGACCATCGTGGTGGACCATCGGGGCAAGCTCAAGGCGCGGGTGACTGTCGAGTACCCGCTGTACTCGCCACAGCCCGGCTGGTCCGAACAGGAGCCCGAGGACTGGTGGCAGGCGACTGCGGAGTCGATCCGGCGCGTGCTGACCGAGAGCGGTGTCAGCGCGGACCGCATCGTCGGCGTGGGACTGTCGGGCCAGATGCATGGCTCGGTGTTCCTGGATGTGAGCGGACAGGTCATCCGCCGGGCCCTGCTGTGGAACGACCAGCGGACGGCGGAGCAGTGTGCCTGGATCACGGACAAGGTCGGGCGCAGGACCATCGTCTCCGAGACGTGCAACCCCGTGCTGACGGGCTTCCAGGCGCCCAAGATCATCTGGCTGCGCGACCATGAGCCGCGCCAGTACGAGCGGATCGCGCAGGTGCTGCTGCCCAAGGACTACGTGCGCTACCGCCTGACCGGCGAGTACGCGACTGAGGTCTCGGACGCCTCGGGCACAGCGCTGTTCAACGTGCCGCAGCGCCGCTGGTCCGAGGCGATTCTGAGCAAGCTGAACTTGCCCCGCGAGTGGTTCCCGCGCGTGTACGAGTCGCCCGACGTGACGGGCGCCATTACGGCTGACGTCGCGGCTCTGACCGGCCTGCGGGCCGGGACGCCGGTCGTCGGCGGTGGGGGCGATCAGGCCGCGGGCGGCGTCGGCAACGGCATCGTCGAGCCCGGCGCCGTCTCTTGCACGACCGGCACTTCCGGCGTCGTGTTCGCCTACTTGGACGAGCCGGCGATGGATGCGAAGCTGCGGACACACACCTTCTGCCACGCCGTGCCCGGCAAGTGGCACGTCATGGGCGTGATGCTCGCGGCGGGCGGGTCCCTGCGCTGGCTGCGGGATACGCTCTTCGCCGCCGAGAGCGCCGTGGCCGGGCAGCTCGACCGTGATCCGTATGAGCTGATGACCGCCGAGGCCGCCACCGCTCCCGTCGGCAGCGAGGGCCTCATCTTCCTGCCGTACCTCACCGGCGAGCGCACACCCTACCCCGACCCGAACGCGCGCGGAGTGCTCTTCGGACTGAGCCTGCGCCACACCAAGCGCCACCTCGCGCGTGCCGTCCTCGAGGGCGTGGCCTATGGCCTGCGCGACTCCTTTGACCTCATCGCGGCGCTGGGGGTGGACATGCCGCAAGTGCGCGCCTCCGGTGGAGGAGCTCGCAGCGAACTGTGGCGACAGATACAGGCCGATGTGTCGCAGCGCGAGATGAGCGTCATCAATGTGGACGAGGGTGCGGCCTTCGGCGCCGCGTTGTTGGCCGGCGTCGGCGCGGGCGTATACGCAGACGTCGTGAGCGCATGCCGGCAGACCATCAGGGTCGTCCACGCGCTGACGCCACGAGCGGAGGCAGTGGCTACATACGAGGGATACTACCAGTTGTACCGTCGTCTCTATGAGCATCTTGCCGGCGACTTCACTGCGTTGGCCGATCTCGTGCAGCGATGA
- a CDS encoding carbohydrate kinase family protein, with protein sequence MPTPDIISIGSATQDVFVSSDQTHLVRIQHYENEEAYLAYDYGAKVAVDHLFISTGGGAVNTAIAFAKLGLSAAAVSELGQDDAGNMIERTLREHGVDTSMLVRNPERATGYSVILTGPTGDRTVLVHRGAGSCLSHDDINWERVREARWIYLSSLSGDAAALWHDVARCAVEAGARLAINPGSRQIDEGLDGLGDVLAAAEVVFVNKGEAYRFTGTEEQRDDADERAAAEALHRAGCRTVVMTMGGDGARGFDGDAHHFAPASKVKVVSNLGAGDAFAAACLAALDHGLSLGEALKAGTINAGSVVTSMGATTALLDWTTIQSNLAQSG encoded by the coding sequence ATGCCTACACCAGACATCATCTCCATCGGCAGCGCCACCCAGGACGTGTTCGTGTCCAGCGACCAGACGCATCTCGTCCGCATCCAGCACTACGAGAACGAAGAGGCCTACCTGGCCTACGACTACGGCGCGAAGGTGGCCGTGGACCACTTGTTCATCTCCACCGGTGGCGGCGCCGTCAACACGGCCATCGCCTTCGCGAAGCTGGGCCTCAGCGCCGCCGCCGTGTCCGAGCTGGGCCAGGACGACGCCGGGAACATGATCGAGCGGACGCTCCGCGAGCACGGCGTGGACACCAGCATGCTGGTGCGCAACCCCGAGCGTGCCACGGGCTACTCCGTGATCCTCACCGGGCCGACCGGGGACCGCACGGTGCTCGTCCACCGGGGAGCCGGTTCGTGCCTGTCACATGACGACATCAACTGGGAACGTGTGCGCGAGGCCAGGTGGATCTACCTGAGTTCCCTCAGCGGCGACGCGGCCGCGCTGTGGCATGATGTGGCCCGTTGCGCGGTCGAGGCCGGCGCCAGGCTGGCCATCAACCCCGGCAGCCGCCAGATTGACGAGGGCCTCGACGGCCTCGGCGACGTACTCGCCGCCGCCGAGGTGGTCTTCGTCAACAAGGGTGAAGCCTACCGCTTCACGGGCACGGAAGAGCAGCGGGATGATGCTGACGAGCGGGCTGCCGCCGAGGCTCTCCACCGCGCCGGCTGCCGCACGGTGGTCATGACCATGGGCGGCGACGGCGCCCGGGGCTTCGACGGCGACGCCCACCACTTCGCGCCGGCGTCCAAGGTCAAGGTCGTCTCCAACCTCGGCGCCGGCGATGCCTTCGCTGCTGCCTGCCTGGCGGCCCTGGACCATGGCCTGTCGCTGGGCGAGGCCCTCAAGGCCGGGACGATCAACGCCGGCTCCGTCGTGACCTCCATGGGCGCGACGACCGCGCTGCTCGATTGGACCACGATCCAGAGCAACCTGGCCCAGTCAGGATAG
- the ade gene encoding adenine deaminase, protein MQPVDLLLTGGHVLNVFSGAVEALDVAIAGGRVVGFGDYAARERLDVSGRTLLPGFCEGHIHLESTMLASAAFARAVAERGTTTVVADPHEIANVAGLDGVRYLSQAAPADWLDLRLMAPSCVPATPFETAGAEIGPDGIAEMLTWPQVLGLGEMMNFPGVIGGDPQVIAKLQAAWGRPLDGHAPGVTGQDLMAYLAAGPESDHEAVTLAEGEEKLRLGMWLMIREGSASRNLEALAPLLRSGLRHRCLLVSDDLEPGDLLERGHLDHLLRRAVALGTDPLDAVRAVTINVAQRFGLARVGAIAPGYAADIVAVDGLERFEVTTVLRRGTVLKHGGRWLAGDAAPLSASAAVRDSVRLTLPTAEQLAVRAPGDGTALVRVIVAQEGLIVTESAEAQLPVRDGCVQADPSQDVLKLAVIERHGRNGNIGLGFVRGFGLHEGALATTVAHDSHNLLLAGADDQSLATAAAAIKRLGGGQVVARGERVLAELPLPLAGLMSDLPAADVVRRSQALQQAAAQLGCRLSRPFMTLSFLALPVIPHLKLTDGGLFDVDHFRFTSLTP, encoded by the coding sequence ATGCAGCCCGTAGACCTGCTCCTCACCGGGGGCCACGTCCTCAACGTCTTCAGCGGCGCCGTCGAGGCGCTCGATGTCGCGATCGCCGGCGGGCGCGTCGTCGGCTTCGGCGACTATGCCGCCCGCGAACGCCTGGATGTGTCCGGACGCACCCTCCTCCCTGGCTTCTGCGAGGGCCATATCCACCTGGAGAGCACGATGCTGGCCTCGGCCGCGTTCGCGCGCGCGGTGGCCGAGCGCGGCACGACCACGGTCGTCGCCGATCCCCACGAGATCGCCAACGTCGCCGGGCTGGACGGCGTGCGCTACCTCTCCCAGGCCGCCCCGGCCGACTGGCTCGACCTGCGCCTCATGGCCCCCAGTTGCGTTCCCGCGACCCCCTTCGAGACGGCCGGCGCGGAGATCGGCCCGGACGGGATCGCCGAGATGCTGACCTGGCCGCAGGTGCTGGGCCTCGGGGAGATGATGAACTTCCCGGGCGTCATCGGCGGCGACCCGCAGGTCATCGCGAAGCTACAGGCCGCCTGGGGCCGGCCCCTTGACGGCCACGCGCCGGGTGTGACCGGACAGGACCTGATGGCGTACCTGGCCGCCGGCCCGGAGTCGGACCACGAGGCCGTGACACTGGCCGAGGGCGAGGAGAAGCTGCGGCTGGGCATGTGGCTGATGATCCGCGAGGGCTCGGCTTCGCGCAACCTGGAGGCACTGGCGCCCCTGCTGCGCTCGGGGCTGCGCCATCGCTGCCTGCTGGTGAGTGACGACCTGGAGCCGGGCGACCTGCTGGAGCGCGGGCATCTGGACCACCTGCTCCGCCGGGCCGTGGCCCTCGGCACGGACCCCCTGGATGCCGTTCGGGCCGTCACCATCAATGTTGCACAACGCTTCGGCCTGGCTCGCGTCGGAGCCATCGCCCCTGGCTATGCCGCCGACATCGTCGCTGTGGACGGGCTGGAACGCTTCGAGGTCACCACCGTCCTGCGGCGCGGCACGGTGCTGAAGCATGGTGGGCGCTGGCTGGCGGGTGATGCCGCCCCCCTGTCGGCCAGTGCGGCGGTGCGCGACAGTGTGCGTCTCACCCTCCCCACCGCCGAGCAACTGGCGGTCCGTGCGCCCGGTGACGGAACGGCCTTGGTGCGGGTGATCGTGGCGCAGGAGGGTCTGATCGTGACGGAATCGGCGGAGGCGCAGTTGCCCGTGCGCGACGGCTGCGTACAGGCCGACCCCTCCCAGGATGTCCTGAAGCTCGCGGTCATCGAACGCCATGGTCGCAACGGCAACATCGGGCTGGGGTTCGTCCGGGGCTTCGGGCTGCACGAGGGGGCGCTGGCGACGACGGTGGCGCACGATTCGCACAATCTGCTCCTCGCCGGGGCGGACGATCAGTCCCTGGCGACGGCCGCCGCGGCGATCAAGCGCCTGGGAGGGGGGCAGGTCGTGGCCCGGGGGGAGCGCGTGCTGGCGGAGCTGCCCCTGCCGCTGGCCGGGCTGATGAGCGATCTTCCGGCAGCCGACGTGGTGCGGCGGTCGCAAGCGTTGCAGCAGGCGGCCGCGCAACTGGGCTGCCGACTGTCGCGTCCGTTCATGACGCTGTCGTTCCTGGCGCTGCCTGTCATCCCGCACCTCAAGCTGACCGACGGCGGGCTCTTCGACGTGGACCATTTCCGCTTCACGAGCCTCACACCGTAG
- a CDS encoding sugar phosphate isomerase/epimerase produces the protein MKVGMLTAPFGNDDMGTVLDFAAEAGFDCLEIRVPSKHCDLDNLDYNALQDSVSEAGLEISSLAAYVDITNGDAAVREANRAILSKALDAVEKLDCDVLCCMAGLPPAGKTREQCIVEDAAPFYREFAKKAADKGVKLAMENWFATNIRALNQWEQIFNEVPAENFGLNFDPSHLAWQGIDYLYAVEKFATRIFHTHAKDVEVNQPKLAWLGNQEMGWWRYVIPGFGDIDWGVYCARLRRNGFNGVLSIEHEDGALGREEGFELGLGYLRLFADGS, from the coding sequence ATGAAAGTCGGGATGCTGACTGCACCGTTTGGCAATGACGACATGGGCACCGTGCTGGACTTCGCCGCCGAGGCAGGCTTCGATTGCCTGGAGATCCGGGTGCCCAGCAAGCACTGCGACCTGGACAACCTGGACTACAACGCCCTGCAGGACTCGGTGAGCGAGGCGGGTCTGGAGATCTCCAGCCTGGCCGCCTACGTGGACATTACCAACGGTGATGCGGCCGTGCGCGAGGCCAACCGCGCCATCCTGAGCAAAGCTCTGGACGCCGTGGAGAAGCTGGATTGCGACGTGCTGTGCTGTATGGCCGGGCTGCCGCCGGCGGGCAAGACCCGCGAGCAGTGCATCGTCGAGGACGCTGCGCCCTTCTACCGCGAGTTCGCCAAGAAGGCCGCCGACAAGGGCGTCAAGCTGGCCATGGAGAACTGGTTTGCCACCAACATCCGCGCCCTCAACCAGTGGGAGCAGATCTTCAACGAAGTCCCCGCTGAGAACTTCGGGCTGAACTTCGACCCGAGCCACCTGGCGTGGCAGGGCATCGACTACCTGTACGCCGTCGAGAAGTTCGCCACTCGCATCTTCCACACCCACGCCAAGGACGTCGAAGTCAACCAGCCGAAGCTGGCGTGGCTGGGCAACCAGGAGATGGGCTGGTGGCGGTACGTCATTCCGGGCTTCGGCGACATTGACTGGGGCGTCTACTGCGCCCGCCTGCGCCGCAACGGCTTCAACGGTGTCCTGTCTATCGAGCACGAGGACGGGGCCCTCGGCCGCGAAGAGGGCTTCGAGCTAGGCCTCGGCTACCTGCGGCTCTTCGCCGACGGGTCATAG
- a CDS encoding ribonuclease J — protein sequence MDVLAGFEDAVRVISLGGTGDIGKNMTLVARQGCMIAVDCGLMFPDEQHPGVDVIIPDMTYVLQNADQFAGVVLTHGHEDHLGAVPYLMEKIPIRVYGTRLTLGLLEAKLQEFHPVEGSELIEMEPGIPERMGDFDIELVRVSHSIPDGMGLFVRTPAGDLFHTGDFKFDQTPIGSPGPDFQRLARMGEDGLLCLLSDCTNVERPGYSPSERVVGETLHNLLRDAQGRVIITTFASNLGRIQQVIDQSMGCGRKVAVTGRSMERLTGVAARLGYLHVPPEAMVDVRDIDELPPREVTVITTGSQGEPLSALARMARGSHRHVRIVSGDTVVMSASAIPGNESLIWRVINDLFAEGARVVYGSDQGVHVSGHGYREEIKLMLSLTRPRFAIPVHGDQRHLVLYVDLARDMGLPRERIFVLYAGASVEFRNGKGYRAANVPAEPVNVDGLGVGDVGDIVLNDRQILSAEGIFLPVLVVERDTMRLLAPPEVYSRGFVYMDQAQDLIEATREVMLRTLDSFHEDAGDDPEELYDRIKASVAKFLFELTGRRPIVLPVIMPVGEEAPAEDEDYADDLLELDDDMDVI from the coding sequence TTGGACGTCTTGGCGGGCTTTGAGGATGCGGTGCGGGTCATCTCCCTGGGGGGCACCGGCGACATCGGCAAGAACATGACCCTCGTGGCCCGTCAGGGCTGCATGATTGCCGTGGATTGCGGCCTGATGTTCCCCGACGAGCAGCACCCCGGCGTGGACGTCATCATCCCGGACATGACCTACGTGCTGCAGAACGCCGACCAGTTCGCCGGCGTCGTGCTGACCCACGGTCACGAAGACCATCTGGGCGCTGTGCCGTATCTGATGGAGAAGATCCCCATCCGCGTCTACGGCACGCGCCTGACGCTCGGTCTGCTGGAGGCCAAGCTGCAGGAGTTCCATCCGGTCGAGGGCAGCGAACTGATCGAGATGGAGCCGGGCATACCGGAGCGCATGGGGGACTTCGACATCGAGCTGGTGCGCGTCAGCCACAGCATCCCCGACGGCATGGGGCTGTTCGTCCGGACCCCTGCGGGCGATCTCTTCCACACCGGCGACTTCAAGTTCGACCAGACACCCATCGGCAGCCCCGGGCCGGACTTCCAGCGGCTGGCGCGGATGGGTGAGGACGGCCTGCTGTGCCTGCTCTCGGACTGCACCAATGTCGAGCGCCCCGGCTACTCCCCGTCTGAGCGCGTTGTCGGCGAGACCTTGCACAACCTGCTGCGCGATGCGCAGGGCCGTGTCATCATCACCACCTTCGCCTCGAACCTCGGGCGCATCCAGCAAGTCATTGACCAGTCCATGGGCTGCGGCCGCAAGGTCGCCGTGACCGGGCGTAGCATGGAGCGCCTGACCGGGGTCGCGGCCCGACTGGGTTACCTGCACGTGCCGCCCGAGGCCATGGTGGATGTGCGGGACATTGACGAACTGCCCCCGCGCGAAGTGACCGTCATCACCACCGGCAGCCAGGGCGAGCCGCTATCGGCCCTGGCGCGCATGGCGCGCGGTTCGCACCGCCACGTGCGCATTGTCTCGGGCGACACCGTCGTGATGAGCGCCAGCGCCATCCCCGGCAATGAGTCCCTGATCTGGCGCGTCATCAACGACCTGTTCGCCGAGGGCGCGCGCGTCGTGTACGGCAGCGACCAGGGCGTGCACGTATCCGGCCACGGGTACCGTGAGGAGATCAAGCTCATGCTGTCCCTCACGCGGCCCCGGTTCGCCATTCCGGTCCATGGGGACCAACGCCATCTCGTTTTGTACGTCGATCTCGCCCGTGATATGGGCCTGCCGCGCGAGCGCATCTTCGTGCTCTACGCCGGGGCCTCGGTGGAGTTCCGCAACGGCAAGGGCTATCGCGCCGCGAACGTCCCGGCCGAACCTGTGAATGTGGATGGCCTGGGCGTGGGCGATGTGGGCGACATCGTGCTCAACGACCGTCAGATCCTCTCGGCTGAGGGGATCTTCCTGCCGGTCCTCGTCGTCGAGCGCGACACCATGCGACTGCTGGCGCCACCGGAGGTCTACTCGCGCGGGTTCGTCTACATGGACCAGGCCCAGGACCTGATCGAGGCGACGCGTGAGGTCATGCTTCGCACACTCGATAGCTTCCATGAGGACGCCGGCGACGACCCGGAGGAGCTGTACGATCGCATCAAGGCCTCCGTCGCCAAGTTCCTGTTTGAGCTGACAGGTCGCCGGCCGATCGTGCTGCCGGTCATCATGCCGGTTGGCGAGGAGGCCCCCGCGGAGGACGAGGACTACGCGGACGATCTGCTTGAACTCGACGACGACATGGATGTGATCTGA
- a CDS encoding uracil-DNA glycosylase yields MADRAAMLAELGQEIATCRRCALASTRTQAVPGEGPVNARIMFIGEGPGEQEDRSGRPFVGAAGQFLNRLLAQAGLRREDIYITNIVKCRPPRNRDPLPGEAVACRPYLDAQIALLTPRVICLLGKPATHTLLSPGASMGKVHGVPQEVEGITYVPLYHPAAALHQPSLEAVLVQDMQRLKNFLSVTE; encoded by the coding sequence ATGGCTGACAGAGCCGCCATGCTCGCCGAACTCGGTCAGGAGATCGCCACGTGCCGGCGCTGCGCTCTGGCGTCCACTCGCACGCAGGCGGTGCCGGGTGAGGGGCCGGTGAACGCACGCATCATGTTCATCGGAGAGGGCCCCGGCGAGCAGGAGGACCGCAGTGGCCGACCCTTCGTGGGCGCCGCCGGGCAGTTCCTCAACCGGCTGCTGGCGCAGGCCGGACTGCGCCGCGAGGACATCTACATCACCAACATCGTGAAGTGTCGTCCGCCGCGCAACCGCGACCCTCTGCCGGGGGAGGCCGTCGCGTGCCGACCCTACCTGGACGCACAGATCGCCCTCCTGACGCCACGTGTCATCTGCCTGCTGGGCAAGCCGGCCACGCACACGTTGCTGTCGCCGGGCGCGTCCATGGGCAAGGTCCACGGCGTGCCGCAAGAAGTCGAGGGAATCACCTATGTTCCGCTCTACCATCCGGCCGCGGCGCTGCACCAGCCGAGCCTCGAGGCGGTGCTGGTGCAGGACATGCAGCGGCTGAAGAACTTTCTGTCAGTGACGGAGTGA
- a CDS encoding glycerate kinase — protein MKITIAPDSFKGSLTALQVCDAIADGVAACDPQIECVKVPMADGGEGTVQSLVDATGGELRTETVSGPLGEPVQAAYGMLGDGATAVIEMAAASGLPLVPLQQRNPLHTSTVGTGELIRAALDAGARQFIIGIGGSATNDGGLGMATALGVKLLDADGREVSPTGAGLLDLTAMDMSAFDARIAQARFRVACDVENPLCGPTGAAHVYGPQKGATPEIVAQLDEGLRRFADVVRRVLHADVADLPGAGAAGGLGAGLVAFCGATLEPGVRIVIETVGLRDRMRGSDLCFTGEGRLDGQTAFGKTPKGVADVAAELGVPCLALAGSVAPVPSLNEMFAAVFSLCNEPMSLEQAMETQTARSLLAFAAQQAVRCFEAGKPPAIRGG, from the coding sequence ATGAAGATCACCATCGCCCCCGACTCGTTCAAGGGCTCCTTGACAGCACTGCAGGTGTGCGACGCCATCGCCGATGGCGTCGCCGCCTGCGATCCGCAGATCGAGTGTGTGAAGGTGCCGATGGCCGATGGCGGGGAGGGCACGGTCCAGTCGCTCGTGGACGCGACCGGCGGTGAGCTGCGCACGGAGACCGTGTCCGGGCCACTGGGCGAACCGGTCCAGGCCGCCTACGGCATGCTGGGCGACGGTGCGACTGCGGTCATCGAGATGGCGGCGGCCTCGGGCTTGCCGCTCGTGCCGCTGCAGCAGCGCAACCCGCTGCACACGAGCACGGTGGGCACGGGGGAGCTGATCCGCGCGGCCCTCGACGCGGGGGCGCGGCAGTTCATCATCGGCATCGGCGGCAGCGCGACCAATGACGGCGGCCTGGGCATGGCGACGGCGCTGGGCGTCAAGCTGCTGGATGCCGACGGCCGCGAGGTCAGCCCGACCGGCGCCGGCCTGCTCGACCTGACCGCCATGGACATGAGCGCCTTCGACGCCCGCATCGCCCAGGCACGATTCCGTGTGGCGTGCGATGTGGAGAACCCGCTGTGCGGCCCGACCGGGGCGGCGCATGTGTACGGACCGCAGAAGGGCGCGACGCCCGAGATCGTGGCGCAGCTCGATGAGGGCCTGCGACGCTTCGCGGACGTCGTGCGGCGCGTTCTGCACGCCGACGTGGCCGATCTGCCGGGCGCTGGCGCGGCCGGAGGGCTGGGCGCGGGGCTGGTGGCCTTCTGCGGCGCCACGCTGGAACCGGGCGTGCGCATCGTGATCGAGACGGTGGGCCTGCGCGACCGCATGCGCGGGTCGGACCTGTGCTTCACGGGCGAAGGCCGCCTCGACGGACAGACGGCCTTCGGCAAGACGCCGAAGGGCGTGGCCGATGTCGCTGCCGAGCTTGGCGTGCCGTGCCTGGCCCTGGCCGGGTCGGTGGCGCCGGTGCCGTCCCTGAACGAGATGTTCGCCGCCGTGTTCTCGCTGTGCAACGAGCCGATGTCGCTGGAACAGGCCATGGAGACGCAGACGGCGCGGTCGCTGCTCGCCTTCGCCGCTCAGCAAGCCGTGCGATGTTTCGAGGCCGGGAAGCCCCCGGCCATTCGAGGAGGATAG
- the dapA gene encoding 4-hydroxy-tetrahydrodipicolinate synthase: MAGFGNVLTAMVTPFDAELRVDLDRAAQLAVMLVENGSDGIVVAGTTGEAPTTTTQEKLDLFRVVEEAVGQTATVIAGTGNNDTADSIELTQAVADLGLDGVMLTGPYYNKPSQAGFYEHFKAVAAVTDLPVILYNVPARTGKNIEAATVLRLASEVSNIVAIKEASGDLEQISVICAGAPEGFTVYSGEDMLTLPMLAVGCVGVISVASHLAGKQIAEMIRQFQAGDVAAAARTHQSLIPIVKACFLASGNPPCVKRGLEIIGFPVGGLRLPLVPASDSDTATIRQACEGLGLV; encoded by the coding sequence ATGGCTGGCTTCGGCAACGTACTGACGGCAATGGTGACACCCTTCGACGCGGAGCTGCGCGTTGATCTGGATCGTGCTGCGCAACTGGCTGTCATGCTGGTGGAGAACGGCTCGGACGGCATCGTCGTGGCCGGCACCACCGGTGAGGCGCCAACGACAACCACGCAAGAGAAGCTCGATCTGTTCCGCGTCGTGGAGGAGGCAGTCGGCCAGACCGCCACTGTCATCGCCGGCACCGGCAACAACGACACCGCCGACAGCATCGAGCTCACGCAAGCCGTGGCCGACCTGGGCCTTGATGGCGTCATGCTCACCGGGCCCTACTACAACAAGCCCTCGCAGGCCGGCTTCTACGAGCACTTCAAGGCCGTCGCCGCGGTGACGGACCTGCCGGTCATCCTCTATAACGTCCCGGCTCGCACCGGCAAGAACATCGAGGCCGCCACCGTGCTGCGCCTGGCCAGTGAGGTCAGCAACATCGTAGCGATCAAGGAAGCCAGTGGCGACCTGGAGCAGATCAGTGTGATCTGCGCCGGTGCCCCGGAGGGCTTCACGGTGTACTCGGGCGAGGACATGCTGACTCTGCCGATGCTCGCGGTCGGCTGCGTCGGTGTGATCAGCGTTGCCTCTCACCTGGCCGGCAAGCAGATCGCGGAGATGATCCGCCAGTTCCAGGCCGGGGACGTGGCGGCGGCCGCGCGGACGCACCAGTCGCTCATCCCCATCGTCAAGGCCTGCTTCCTGGCCTCCGGCAACCCCCCCTGCGTGAAGCGCGGGCTGGAGATCATCGGCTTCCCGGTCGGGGGTCTCCGGCTGCCGCTGGTGCCGGCCTCCGACAGCGATACCGCCACCATACGGCAGGCGTGCGAGGGCCTCGGGCTGGTCTAG